Genomic window (Melioribacteraceae bacterium):
GATAATGTTGCGTTGAAAATGACAAAAGATTTTCTGGAAGAATTAAAACCTGCTCTCGATGAGATGGATAAACTTCTTCTTAAGAATAGAATTTTTATTGAGAGATTGGAAGGGATTGGTGTTCTTTCTAAAGAAGACGCAATTGCTCTTGGAATTACAGGTCCAAATCTTAGAGCTAGCGGTGTTGAATATGATGTGAGAAGAGCGAAGCCATATTTATATTATGATGAAATGGATTTTAATATCCCAACTTATCCCGAGGGTGATAGTTTAGCAAGATATTTTTTACGTGGCGATGAGGTTAGAGAAAGCGTCAAAATTCTTTCGCAGCTTCTTGATAAAATTCCCCAAGGTGAAATAATCGCAAATGACCCTAAAAGAGTTCTTCCTCACAAAACTGAAATATATTCCAAAATGGAAGAGTTAATTCATGATTTTATGATTATTAATTTTGGGATAAACCCGCCGGTTGGCGATTCATTTTTCTCCGTCGAAAATCCAAAAGGAGAATTAGGATTTTATATTGTGAGCAATGGATCCGGGCATCCTTGGAAAATGAAAATTCGTTCCCCCTCGTTCTGTAATTTACAAGCAATAGGACAACTCTGCAAAGGAGCAATGATCTCCGATGTAATCGCTATTATCGGGTCCCTCGATCCGGTTATGGGTGAAGCAGATAAATAAAATTGATGATTGTTGATTAAATAATTTTGGTTAAAAATGACATTCAAATTCAGCGAAGAAAACTTAAAAAAAATTGAAGAAGTTAGGAAAAAATATCCTACCAACTTAGCTGCTGTAATGCCCGTTATTTATATTGCTCAAGAGCAGAACGGTTACATTAGCAACGAAGTTATGGAAGAGATTGCTTCTATTCTCGACATAGATAAAGTAAATGTATTGAGTGTGGTAACTTTTTATACAATGTATCATACAAAGCAAATGGGGAAGTACCATATTCAAGTTTGTACTAATGTTTCCTGTATGCTACGTGGTGCTTATGAAATTTGGGATCAGGTAAAGGAAAAACTATCGCTCGATAATATGGGTGTTTCGAGAGATGGTAAATTTTCACTTGAAGAGGTTGAATGTATGGGAGCCTGCGGCTACGCACCTATGATAGCCGTGAATGAAGACTTTCATGAAAATTTAACTAAAGAAAAAGTTGAACAAATTTTGGAATCCTTAAAGTAATATTTGGAAAATCCTATAATGGAAAAAATCGTACTCCCTCAAATAGAAAATTATAATAATATTGAAGTGTATCTCGCCAATGGTGGATTTGAATCTGCAAAAAAAGCTCTTTCACAAACCCCCGATGAAATAATTGACCAGGTAAAAAAATCGGGTTTACGCGGCAGAGGAGGAGCGGCTTTTTCTACTGGACTTAAATGGAGTTTTATGCCTAAAACTTCAGACAAGCCAAAATACTTATGCATTAATGGTGATGAGAGCGAACCCGGTTCCTTTAAGGATAGACAAGTTTTTGAGGATAATCCTTTCCAGTTAATAGAAGGTGCAATTATAAGTTGTTACGCAATTGGCGCTAAAGTCGCGTATTTGTACATTCGTGGCGAATACCACAAATGGATTAAATTAATGCAGGATGCAATTGATACTGCATACGATAAAGGTTTTCTTGGCGAAAAAATGAAGGAGACATTCGGGAA
Coding sequences:
- a CDS encoding NAD(P)H-dependent oxidoreductase subunit E, producing MTFKFSEENLKKIEEVRKKYPTNLAAVMPVIYIAQEQNGYISNEVMEEIASILDIDKVNVLSVVTFYTMYHTKQMGKYHIQVCTNVSCMLRGAYEIWDQVKEKLSLDNMGVSRDGKFSLEEVECMGACGYAPMIAVNEDFHENLTKEKVEQILESLK
- a CDS encoding NADH-quinone oxidoreductase subunit D, with amino-acid sequence MEKQTDIYKINDEKIYKRLLEDKDIILDDALENEMVINMGPQHPATHGVLRLVLRLDGETVLGIVPELGYLHRGYEKMAEDMSYIEFIPHTDRLDYTATMCNNVAYVLAVEKLTGIIAPKRAQYIRMIISELSRIAAHMVAIGTFAMDVGAVTMVMWTFREREKIQEIFDLVAGARFTTSYTRIGGVASDMDNVALKMTKDFLEELKPALDEMDKLLLKNRIFIERLEGIGVLSKEDAIALGITGPNLRASGVEYDVRRAKPYLYYDEMDFNIPTYPEGDSLARYFLRGDEVRESVKILSQLLDKIPQGEIIANDPKRVLPHKTEIYSKMEELIHDFMIINFGINPPVGDSFFSVENPKGELGFYIVSNGSGHPWKMKIRSPSFCNLQAIGQLCKGAMISDVIAIIGSLDPVMGEADK